In Candidatus Mycalebacterium zealandia, one DNA window encodes the following:
- a CDS encoding DUF924 family protein has protein sequence MSVEGLTERINNFWFGKTEKNGLCAPEKSSAWFGKNEEFDRLVKREFGGFLSLAKSGELEGMLQTPRGTLSFILLTDQFSRNIHRGHSESFAFDDIALAASREGTKLGFHSVLFPMERLFFFMPLMHSEDISVQKISVKTFLSLADEFKDSVEVFEFLKGSADYARRHYEIIEKFDRYPHRNKILGRESTLEEIEFLKQPGSSF, from the coding sequence ATGTCGGTGGAAGGTCTGACAGAGCGCATAAACAATTTCTGGTTCGGCAAAACGGAGAAAAACGGGCTTTGCGCGCCCGAAAAGTCGTCCGCGTGGTTTGGGAAAAATGAGGAGTTTGACCGTCTTGTGAAACGGGAATTCGGCGGATTTCTGTCTCTTGCGAAAAGCGGGGAATTGGAAGGGATGTTGCAAACGCCCCGCGGGACTCTGTCTTTCATACTTCTCACTGATCAGTTTTCCCGAAACATACATCGGGGGCATTCCGAATCCTTTGCTTTTGACGACATCGCGCTCGCCGCGTCCCGCGAAGGAACGAAACTTGGATTTCACTCGGTTCTTTTTCCCATGGAGCGGCTTTTCTTTTTTATGCCGCTTATGCATTCCGAGGATATTTCCGTCCAGAAAATATCCGTTAAAACTTTTTTATCTCTCGCCGATGAATTTAAGGATTCCGTGGAGGTTTTTGAATTTTTAAAAGGGTCGGCCGATTACGCGCGAAGGCATTATGAAATTATTGAAAAATTCGACAGGTATCCGCACAGAAATAAAATACTGGGAAGGGAAAGCACGCTTGAGGAAATTGAATTTTTAAAACAGCCGGGAAGTTCGTTTTAA
- the ruvX gene encoding Holliday junction resolvase RuvX, with protein sequence MKILALDVGTKTIGVAVSDELGITSNGLGVIKRKDEKSDLKSLAVFIEEHGPARVVVGIPFNSDGSLGKRAENIKKFSQTLNEFFKIETVLWDESFSTVQAEQTLIGGGMGRRKRKKVVDKVAAVVILREYLDSLEN encoded by the coding sequence ATGAAAATCCTTGCTCTTGATGTCGGAACAAAAACCATCGGTGTTGCCGTGAGCGACGAACTCGGCATAACCTCAAACGGACTCGGCGTTATAAAACGGAAAGACGAAAAAAGCGATTTAAAATCCCTCGCGGTTTTTATTGAAGAGCACGGACCAGCGCGGGTGGTGGTGGGAATTCCGTTTAATTCGGACGGCTCTCTGGGAAAAAGAGCGGAAAATATAAAAAAGTTTTCGCAAACCCTTAATGAATTTTTCAAAATTGAAACCGTTTTATGGGACGAAAGTTTTTCAACCGTTCAGGCGGAACAAACTCTGATTGGCGGCGGTATGGGGCGCAGGAAAAGGAAAAAGGTCGTTGATAAAGTGGCGGCGGTCGTTATTCTGCGGGAATATCTTGACAGTTTGGAGAATTAA
- a CDS encoding alpha/beta fold hydrolase, translating into MPLAKVNGVNINYEEHGSGAPVFLIGGLGSTIESWNDQITLYSKHFRVIVFDNRGSGLSDKPLEPYSTEDMADDVVALAGFLGIDRASFVGKSMGGMIAQWIGIKYPENTQRLVMGCSSARRDEVGNLILETGRHISEKAGMGAVWLTALFLGYGRKYIEDNIGEIKKRLLAVRTTPETIAGYHGQCRACEGHDTAEKLHLITAPTLVMFGTDDNVTDPRRAAEVGELIPNAKVRAFEGSGHGFWRENSNEADSLVVDFLKGSQV; encoded by the coding sequence ATGCCTCTTGCCAAAGTAAACGGAGTCAACATCAACTACGAGGAACACGGCTCTGGCGCGCCCGTTTTTCTGATTGGCGGACTCGGAAGCACTATTGAGAGTTGGAACGATCAAATCACCCTTTATTCAAAGCATTTCCGGGTGATTGTTTTTGACAATCGGGGGTCAGGTCTTTCGGACAAGCCTCTTGAGCCCTATTCAACGGAGGATATGGCCGATGATGTGGTCGCGCTTGCGGGTTTTCTCGGAATTGACAGGGCGTCTTTTGTGGGCAAGTCAATGGGCGGCATGATAGCGCAGTGGATTGGCATTAAATACCCCGAAAATACTCAACGCCTTGTAATGGGTTGCTCATCGGCGCGCAGAGACGAAGTAGGCAACCTTATTCTTGAAACGGGCAGACACATATCCGAAAAAGCAGGAATGGGCGCGGTCTGGCTGACGGCGCTTTTTCTCGGCTACGGCAGAAAATACATTGAAGACAACATTGGCGAGATTAAAAAACGGCTTCTCGCCGTTCGGACAACGCCCGAAACCATAGCGGGCTATCATGGGCAATGCCGTGCGTGCGAAGGGCATGACACTGCGGAAAAACTTCATCTTATCACCGCGCCGACACTTGTGATGTTCGGAACCGATGACAATGTTACGGACCCGCGCAGGGCGGCTGAGGTCGGGGAATTGATACCAAACGCGAAAGTCCGCGCTTTTGAAGGTTCCGGGCACGGATTCTGGCGTGAAAACAGTAACGAAGCGGACAGCCTTGTTGTTGACTTTCTTAAGGGAAGTCAGGTCTAA
- a CDS encoding DoxX family membrane protein, with translation MRFLYKTDDNLAGFFARVALGAVMLPHGYPKLVNFERAIGGLTDGVGLPYAVAFLVIIGESVGAVSLIAGFLSRFCAFSIGIIMAGAIWMFHLKHGFFMNWGGNPEAGEGYEYHVLAIGLALVVTVAGGGRFSVDRLITRILK, from the coding sequence TTGAGATTTCTTTACAAAACTGACGACAATCTCGCGGGGTTTTTCGCGCGGGTCGCGCTCGGAGCCGTTATGTTGCCGCACGGATATCCGAAGCTGGTGAATTTTGAGCGGGCAATCGGCGGGTTAACAGACGGTGTGGGGCTTCCCTATGCGGTGGCGTTTCTTGTCATAATCGGCGAATCAGTCGGCGCTGTGTCTCTGATAGCTGGTTTCCTGTCGCGTTTCTGCGCTTTTTCAATCGGCATAATAATGGCGGGTGCCATCTGGATGTTTCATCTCAAGCACGGCTTTTTTATGAACTGGGGAGGAAACCCCGAAGCCGGAGAGGGTTACGAATACCACGTTCTTGCCATCGGTCTCGCGCTTGTGGTTACCGTTGCAGGAGGCGGAAGGTTTTCCGTTGACAGGCTGATTACCCGGATTTTGAAATAG
- the grxD gene encoding Grx4 family monothiol glutaredoxin yields MSEEIKNSIKSQVENNPVILFMKGTREMPECGFSARVVQILNTLGVPYETVNVLENEEIRQGIKEFSNWPTIPQLYIDGNFIGGCDICEDMFRTGELKQTVESAEKE; encoded by the coding sequence ATGTCCGAAGAAATAAAAAACTCAATTAAATCTCAAGTGGAAAACAACCCGGTTATTCTGTTTATGAAGGGAACAAGAGAGATGCCCGAATGCGGATTTTCCGCCAGAGTGGTGCAGATTCTCAACACGCTCGGGGTTCCTTACGAAACAGTCAATGTGCTTGAAAACGAGGAAATACGGCAGGGAATAAAGGAGTTTTCCAACTGGCCCACCATTCCGCAACTCTACATAGACGGAAACTTCATAGGCGGTTGCGACATATGTGAAGATATGTTCCGCACAGGGGAACTTAAACAAACGGTTGAGTCCGCGGAAAAGGAATAA
- a CDS encoding BolA/IbaG family iron-sulfur metabolism protein: MIPPVSPESIKETIEKSIAATHVEVDGDGTHFEAVVVSGDFEGKSPVDRHKLVYSALGDAMKEEIHALSIKTYTPEQWGGEKNGG, encoded by the coding sequence ATAATACCACCCGTGAGCCCGGAAAGCATTAAAGAGACCATAGAAAAATCGATAGCCGCAACACATGTTGAGGTTGACGGGGATGGAACTCACTTTGAAGCTGTTGTTGTTTCGGGCGATTTTGAAGGAAAAAGCCCGGTTGACAGGCACAAACTTGTGTATTCGGCGCTCGGAGACGCGATGAAAGAGGAAATTCACGCGCTTTCAATCAAAACCTACACCCCGGAGCAATGGGGCGGAGAAAAAAATGGAGGATAA
- a CDS encoding CBS domain-containing protein, protein MLLSEIMTTPVATISEEASLKDVADTMKEKSVGCLPVVDGGGKLTGIISETDFIGAMENVPFSRQTGHVLFGKWTDGSGIVDACREGGGLKLKDFMQTRVITVEESDTVEDAVTKMLETRVHRLPVVRDEKPVAMFSRRDLLKIFE, encoded by the coding sequence ATGCTCTTATCTGAAATCATGACCACTCCGGTCGCGACCATCTCCGAAGAGGCGTCTCTGAAAGATGTCGCGGACACAATGAAGGAAAAATCTGTTGGTTGCCTTCCTGTTGTTGACGGGGGCGGAAAACTTACCGGAATAATATCGGAAACCGATTTTATCGGCGCGATGGAAAACGTTCCCTTTTCCCGCCAGACCGGGCATGTGCTTTTCGGCAAATGGACTGACGGTTCCGGAATTGTGGATGCCTGTCGCGAGGGCGGCGGCTTAAAACTGAAGGATTTTATGCAAACCCGCGTCATCACGGTTGAAGAGAGCGACACAGTAGAGGACGCCGTTACGAAGATGCTCGAAACCCGCGTCCACCGTCTTCCGGTCGTCAGAGATGAAAAGCCCGTGGCGATGTTCTCAAGAAGAGATCTGCTGAAAATCTTTGAATAG
- a CDS encoding cobyrinate a,c-diamide synthase, which produces MNSKPAVYSRVVIAGERSGCGKTTVSLAIMNALSRKGVRVQGFKTGPDYLDTSHYEARTGTKGRNIDLWMTSPRHCLEIFLRNAADAQISVIEGVMGLYDGSRPDNKASTAHTAKFLSAPVILILTCDGGAQTTAATALGLKMFDEEVNIAGFVLNGATSKESAEVIASVVTGKTAIPYLGFMPLDDRIALTSRHLGLSHAFEEPPHADKLSSEVEIASKSLDLERIEKIAISAPPLFPPDCGDPLYPFVPEPQSVRLAVARDKAFSFYYEDALEILSLCGCEIAPFSPLSEERLPAGADAVFIGGGFPELYCGELEGNVPMRDDLRNFAFGGGTVYAECGGMMYLGAGLTDLNGRRFDMCGALEADFEMRPRLQAIGYREVIAATDAGFFRVGDREKGHEFHYSTLSDGHAGDFFNITTSAGGASRGGMAFRNTVASYIHLNFLSSGIIKRIPARLKAVAEDGI; this is translated from the coding sequence TTGAATAGCAAACCAGCCGTGTATTCAAGAGTAGTTATTGCGGGAGAGCGGAGCGGATGCGGAAAAACAACGGTTTCGCTCGCGATTATGAACGCGCTTTCCCGAAAAGGTGTTCGGGTTCAGGGGTTTAAAACCGGTCCCGACTATCTTGATACTTCCCATTACGAAGCAAGAACCGGAACGAAGGGCAGAAATATTGACCTGTGGATGACCAGTCCGCGACACTGTCTTGAGATTTTTCTCCGCAACGCCGCAGACGCGCAAATTTCCGTCATTGAAGGCGTAATGGGGCTTTATGATGGTTCCCGTCCGGACAACAAGGCGAGCACGGCGCATACGGCAAAATTTCTCTCCGCGCCCGTAATTCTCATTCTGACCTGTGATGGCGGCGCGCAGACAACGGCTGCGACCGCGCTGGGGCTCAAAATGTTTGACGAAGAGGTCAACATTGCGGGTTTTGTGCTGAACGGGGCCACTTCAAAAGAAAGCGCCGAAGTAATTGCCTCAGTCGTTACCGGAAAAACGGCGATTCCTTATCTGGGTTTTATGCCGCTTGACGACAGAATCGCGCTCACATCAAGGCATCTGGGGCTTTCCCACGCGTTTGAGGAACCGCCGCACGCGGACAAACTCTCTTCCGAAGTGGAAATCGCCTCAAAATCGCTTGATCTTGAGCGCATTGAAAAAATTGCGATTTCAGCTCCTCCTCTTTTTCCGCCCGATTGTGGTGACCCTCTCTATCCGTTCGTGCCGGAGCCGCAAAGCGTCCGTTTAGCGGTCGCGCGCGACAAGGCATTTTCGTTCTACTACGAAGACGCGCTTGAGATTCTTTCTCTTTGCGGATGTGAAATCGCGCCTTTTTCCCCGTTATCCGAAGAACGTTTGCCTGCGGGAGCGGACGCCGTTTTCATTGGCGGCGGGTTCCCGGAACTTTACTGCGGCGAACTTGAGGGCAACGTCCCGATGAGAGATGATTTGCGCAATTTCGCCTTTGGTGGCGGCACGGTTTACGCTGAATGCGGCGGAATGATGTATTTGGGCGCTGGGCTCACAGATTTGAACGGGCGGAGATTTGATATGTGCGGCGCGCTGGAAGCGGATTTTGAGATGCGTCCACGTCTGCAAGCAATCGGCTACAGAGAGGTGATTGCCGCGACTGATGCGGGTTTTTTCCGCGTGGGAGACAGGGAAAAGGGTCATGAGTTTCACTATTCCACCCTTTCAGACGGACACGCGGGCGATTTTTTTAACATAACAACTTCTGCGGGCGGCGCGTCTCGCGGCGGAATGGCTTTCCGCAACACGGTCGCTTCATACATCCATTTGAACTTTCTTTCTTCGGGAATCATAAAGCGCATTCCCGCCCGTCTTAAAGCGGTCGCGGAGGACGGAATTTGA
- a CDS encoding aminotransferase class I/II-fold pyridoxal phosphate-dependent enzyme, with translation MRLSARASAPVHGGIDHQEVRSLGLDPASVVDFSSNLNPFFPSSKLLSGACAGAGEYPDAQYSELRGVIAAVHGVSPDCVFAGNGVSEIVHILCRCLPVGGSVLIPVPTFSEYERAAVICGARTILCRTDDTLRFDPAFIASEIRRESPDLVFLCNPNNPTGLYLSRPEVEEIASAADSVFVIDESYADFVQNPWDSAPLAGSGNVVILRSLAKFYGLAGIRVGYAISNPHVISVLNAARPPWNVNSVACRAARAVFELSPSALFESKSRLFAARDFLVDALAATGKPCLPTDTGFFLVKTPDARLLRDGLLKKGLAVRDCSSFGLASHIRLSARPQKDCERLVKEWTEIDREG, from the coding sequence TTGAGGCTTTCAGCGCGAGCTTCCGCGCCGGTTCACGGCGGAATTGACCATCAGGAGGTTCGCTCTCTGGGGCTTGACCCCGCGAGCGTGGTTGATTTTTCAAGCAATCTCAATCCGTTTTTCCCGTCATCAAAATTGCTTTCGGGCGCTTGCGCGGGAGCCGGCGAATATCCCGACGCGCAATACTCCGAACTACGGGGCGTGATTGCGGCGGTTCACGGTGTTTCACCGGACTGCGTTTTCGCGGGCAACGGAGTGTCCGAAATAGTCCATATTCTGTGCCGGTGCCTGCCCGTGGGCGGTTCGGTTCTGATACCCGTTCCGACTTTTTCCGAATACGAAAGAGCCGCGGTGATTTGCGGCGCGCGGACGATTTTGTGTCGCACTGATGATACCCTGCGCTTTGACCCCGCGTTCATTGCTTCGGAGATACGGCGCGAGTCGCCCGACCTTGTTTTCCTCTGCAATCCGAACAACCCGACAGGGCTTTACCTTTCGCGCCCGGAGGTGGAGGAAATCGCCTCGGCGGCGGACTCAGTTTTTGTGATTGACGAGTCATATGCGGATTTTGTGCAAAACCCATGGGACTCCGCGCCGCTTGCCGGGTCGGGAAATGTCGTGATTTTGCGCTCGCTCGCGAAGTTCTACGGGCTTGCCGGAATCAGGGTCGGCTACGCGATTTCAAACCCGCACGTCATTTCCGTTCTCAACGCCGCACGTCCGCCATGGAATGTTAATTCGGTCGCGTGCAGAGCGGCGCGGGCGGTTTTTGAGCTTTCCCCGTCCGCTCTCTTTGAGAGCAAATCGCGGCTTTTTGCCGCAAGGGATTTTCTTGTGGACGCTCTTGCCGCGACCGGCAAACCGTGCCTTCCTACCGACACGGGCTTTTTCCTTGTCAAAACCCCGGATGCGCGACTGCTGCGGGACGGGCTTTTGAAAAAAGGGCTCGCCGTGCGCGACTGTTCGTCTTTTGGGCTCGCCTCGCACATACGGCTCAGCGCCCGCCCGCAAAAGGATTGCGAAAGACTTGTAAAAGAATGGACGGAGATAGACCGTGAAGGCTAA
- a CDS encoding cobyric acid synthase, with product MKAKTLMIQGTASHAGKSVIAAGLCRIFARKGFSVAPFKSQNMSLNSFVTPDGSEIGRAQAMQAHAAGVAPSADMNPILLKPLKDDGSQVMVLGKSAGNMTFAEYVEFRPRALEAVSGGLERVMSEFEVVVIEGAGGAAEINFSRSEIVNMTVAKLADSPVLLVSDIDRGGAFASLAGTLDLLGNDRDRVRGMIINKFRGNRVLLDEGIEFIERKAGKPVLGVVPHIKPLFLDDEDSVYLENPVRRGGGLKVCVPKLPRISNFTDVRPLEMERGVSVSYALGANDLCGADAVVLPGSKATIEDLRFLKRSGIADALAGMSESGVPVIGICGGYQMLGSALEDADGFESAKTSERGLGFFPAETEIHEEKTLRQTSATVENGGAIFSGIEGEEITGYEIHMGQTQFSGANNARFLKKADGSFDGAVSENGNVYGTYLHGIFENDNLRSTFLNHLRAKKGLPDEKTANFATEMEKQYERLADVLEESLDMNAVMSMVFG from the coding sequence GTGAAGGCTAAAACTTTGATGATTCAGGGCACGGCGTCCCACGCGGGCAAGAGCGTAATCGCCGCCGGGCTGTGCCGGATTTTCGCGCGAAAAGGGTTTTCAGTAGCCCCGTTCAAGTCGCAAAACATGAGTTTGAACTCATTTGTAACCCCCGATGGCTCGGAGATTGGCAGGGCGCAGGCGATGCAGGCGCACGCCGCGGGCGTTGCCCCGTCCGCGGATATGAATCCCATTCTGCTCAAACCTCTAAAAGATGACGGCTCGCAGGTGATGGTTCTAGGCAAAAGCGCGGGCAATATGACTTTCGCGGAGTATGTGGAGTTCCGTCCGCGGGCGCTTGAAGCGGTTAGCGGCGGTTTGGAGCGCGTGATGAGCGAATTTGAAGTGGTTGTGATTGAGGGCGCGGGCGGCGCGGCGGAGATCAATTTTTCCCGCAGCGAGATAGTCAATATGACCGTGGCAAAACTCGCCGACAGCCCTGTTCTGCTTGTTTCCGACATAGACAGGGGAGGGGCTTTTGCCTCTCTTGCGGGAACGCTTGACCTGCTTGGTAATGACAGAGACCGCGTGCGCGGAATGATAATCAACAAGTTTCGCGGCAACCGCGTTTTGCTTGACGAAGGGATAGAGTTTATTGAGCGAAAAGCCGGAAAGCCGGTTTTGGGTGTTGTGCCTCATATCAAGCCGCTTTTTCTTGACGACGAGGATTCCGTTTATCTTGAAAACCCGGTGCGGCGCGGCGGCGGTTTGAAGGTGTGTGTTCCTAAACTGCCGCGCATATCAAACTTTACGGACGTGCGTCCGCTTGAGATGGAGAGAGGCGTGTCCGTTTCATACGCGCTTGGCGCGAATGATCTTTGCGGCGCGGACGCGGTTGTGCTTCCCGGAAGCAAGGCGACAATTGAGGATTTGCGGTTTTTGAAACGCAGCGGAATCGCGGATGCGCTTGCGGGCATGAGCGAGTCCGGTGTTCCGGTTATAGGAATTTGCGGCGGCTATCAGATGCTCGGCTCGGCGCTTGAGGATGCGGACGGTTTTGAATCCGCGAAAACCTCTGAGCGCGGGCTCGGTTTTTTCCCCGCTGAAACCGAAATACACGAGGAGAAAACGCTTCGGCAAACTTCGGCGACGGTTGAAAATGGCGGCGCGATATTCTCCGGCATTGAGGGGGAGGAAATAACGGGGTACGAGATTCACATGGGGCAGACGCAGTTTTCCGGCGCGAACAACGCGCGTTTTCTCAAAAAAGCAGACGGCTCTTTTGACGGCGCGGTGAGCGAAAACGGTAATGTTTACGGAACTTATCTGCACGGGATTTTTGAAAATGACAATCTTCGAAGCACGTTTTTGAACCATCTGCGCGCAAAAAAGGGATTGCCCGATGAAAAAACCGCGAACTTCGCCACCGAAATGGAAAAGCAGTATGAAAGACTCGCCGATGTGCTGGAAGAAAGTTTGGATATGAACGCGGTGATGAGTATGGTTTTCGGTTAG